In Methanobacterium bryantii, the following proteins share a genomic window:
- a CDS encoding acylphosphatase yields MQVKAHVFITGRVQGVYFRYKTRCEAKKYGVTGWVRNLPDGRVEAIFNGNKENVDKLIAFVGKGPSGAKVRDVDVKWQEYSGEFEDFEICY; encoded by the coding sequence TTGCAGGTTAAAGCTCATGTTTTTATAACTGGAAGAGTTCAGGGGGTCTATTTTAGATATAAAACAAGGTGTGAAGCTAAAAAGTATGGAGTAACTGGTTGGGTCCGTAATCTTCCTGATGGCAGGGTTGAGGCCATTTTTAATGGAAATAAGGAGAATGTTGATAAACTCATTGCTTTTGTTGGTAAAGGGCCTTCAGGGGCTAAAGTTCGGGATGTTGATGTAAAATGGCAGGAGTACAGTGGGGAGTTTGAGGATTTTGAAATTTGTTATTAG
- a CDS encoding PQQ-dependent sugar dehydrogenase, with amino-acid sequence MKRKTIIIIVFVFLIVILTLYFIIPKPANQKGYETEILVQDLNTPWAIDFLPDGKMIFTERGGRVSIFDKGATKTVGTITVTQIGESGMLGIAVDPEFNTNKFIYLYYTGSNGNRISRFTLNGTLKNETVLIDRIPNAQFHNGGRLKFGPDGKLYATTGDATNNQSAQDINSLGGKILRINKDGTVPSDNPFRNYVYSYGHRDPQGITWNPLTQDMYSSEHGATRNDEINIITKGGNYGWPLYQGNESAQGYIKPLVVYTDFTLAPSGVAYYNGVLYVAGLRGSQLRKITLSIDGNSVTGQEALFTNLGRIREVVVHDGYMYIATSNRDGRGIPQSGDDKIIRIKVL; translated from the coding sequence ATGAAACGAAAAACTATCATTATCATTGTTTTTGTATTTTTAATTGTAATTTTAACTCTATATTTCATTATACCCAAACCAGCAAATCAAAAGGGCTATGAAACGGAAATTTTAGTTCAAGATCTGAATACACCATGGGCAATTGATTTTCTTCCAGACGGTAAAATGATCTTTACAGAGCGTGGTGGAAGAGTAAGTATCTTTGATAAAGGTGCCACTAAAACTGTTGGAACTATCACTGTCACCCAAATAGGTGAGTCTGGAATGCTGGGAATTGCAGTAGATCCTGAATTCAACACAAATAAATTCATATATCTATATTACACAGGTTCAAATGGAAATAGAATTTCAAGATTCACATTAAACGGAACACTGAAAAATGAAACTGTTTTAATTGATAGGATACCAAATGCACAATTCCATAATGGGGGCCGATTAAAGTTCGGGCCTGATGGAAAATTATATGCTACCACAGGAGATGCCACTAATAACCAATCAGCCCAGGATATAAATTCTCTAGGCGGCAAAATACTGAGAATCAATAAAGATGGTACTGTACCATCTGATAATCCATTTAGAAACTATGTTTACTCTTATGGACATAGAGACCCTCAGGGAATAACATGGAACCCCTTAACACAAGATATGTATTCATCCGAACATGGAGCAACAAGAAATGATGAAATAAATATCATTACAAAGGGCGGAAACTACGGGTGGCCTCTCTATCAGGGAAATGAATCAGCGCAAGGTTACATTAAACCACTTGTAGTTTATACAGACTTCACTCTTGCCCCATCAGGAGTAGCTTACTATAACGGTGTTCTGTATGTTGCAGGGCTGCGCGGATCGCAGTTACGTAAAATAACGCTTTCAATAGATGGAAATAGTGTGACTGGTCAAGAAGCTCTTTTTACTAATTTAGGAAGAATTAGAGAAGTTGTAGTGCATGACGGATACATGTATATTGCCACATCTAACAGAGATGGGCGAGGTATTCCCCAATCTGGTGATGATAAGATTATAAGAATTAAAGTTTTATAA
- a CDS encoding transglutaminase-like domain-containing protein, with translation MICVFPSAALTENQYASNNNNTNISLNDKNVIQVNAAYYSVTIKQKVKAYRKIRTKVKVRVKVWYKYKGKWRSTYKYRYSYRYVYKPYYKYIYKNYKVRNIPPKECKKATKNAQSSNARIKALAKSLTPATKNVSVPNPNPKPTAPEHVENPDPVSEPSSEPQIADFNGNETAYQEAHDTWNETNVSYSSYLKAKQKYNQYLQDYASYQQKLSQYKENITVTKKLTTLEKATNIFNWVRDYVNYSFYYNTRRGAVGTLRDRKGNCVDLSHLIVALSRAAGIPARYVHANCKFSSGWCGHVWAQLFVNGKWICADASNNINDFGVIRNWNTKNDILKGVYSSLPF, from the coding sequence ATGATCTGTGTTTTTCCTTCTGCAGCTTTAACAGAAAACCAGTATGCATCGAATAATAATAATACAAATATTAGTTTAAATGATAAAAACGTTATACAGGTAAATGCAGCGTATTATTCAGTAACGATTAAACAAAAAGTTAAAGCTTACCGCAAAATAAGAACCAAAGTAAAAGTTAGAGTAAAAGTATGGTATAAATATAAAGGTAAGTGGAGAAGCACGTATAAATACAGATATAGCTACAGGTATGTGTACAAACCTTACTATAAATATATCTATAAAAACTATAAAGTAAGGAATATTCCTCCCAAGGAGTGTAAAAAGGCAACTAAAAATGCTCAATCCAGTAATGCACGAATAAAAGCACTTGCTAAAAGTTTAACACCTGCAACTAAAAACGTGTCTGTACCTAATCCAAACCCAAAACCAACAGCACCAGAACATGTGGAAAATCCAGATCCAGTTTCAGAACCTAGCAGTGAGCCGCAAATTGCAGATTTTAATGGAAATGAAACTGCATATCAAGAAGCGCATGATACCTGGAATGAGACAAATGTATCATATAGCTCTTATTTGAAAGCAAAACAGAAATATAATCAATATTTGCAGGACTATGCAAGTTATCAACAAAAATTGAGTCAATATAAAGAAAATATAACAGTAACTAAGAAACTCACAACTCTAGAAAAAGCCACCAATATTTTCAACTGGGTAAGAGATTATGTAAACTATTCATTCTATTACAATACAAGAAGAGGGGCAGTAGGTACACTAAGAGATAGAAAAGGTAACTGTGTTGACCTTTCACATCTTATAGTAGCTCTTTCAAGAGCTGCAGGGATTCCAGCAAGGTATGTACATGCAAACTGTAAATTTTCAAGTGGATGGTGCGGTCATGTGTGGGCACAGTTGTTTGTCAATGGAAAATGGATCTGTGCTGATGCATCAAATAATATCAATGATTTCGGAGTAATACGTAATTGGAACACCAAAAACGATATTTTGAAAGGTGTTTATTCATCGTTACCGTTCTAA
- the thsA gene encoding thermosome subunit alpha: MAQLGGGNQPILILPEGTNRLLGRDAQRMNIMAGKVLAETVRTTLGPKGMDKMLVDSLGDIVVTNDGVTILKEMDIEHPAAKMLVEVAKTQEDEVGDGTTTAVIIAGELLKKAEGLLDQDIHPTVIATGYRQAAEKAQEILNVISIDADDRDTLLKVAMTAMTGKGTEKARKPLAELIVSAVKQVEEDGEVDIDHIKIEKKDGAVVDDSSLVQGVIIDKERVHPGMPSKIEDAKIALLNSAIEVKETEVDAEIRITDPAQMQAFIEQEEQMIRDMIYKVEDSGANVLFCQKGIDDLAQHYLAKAGILAVRRVKKSDMEKLAKATGAKVVSNLEDLSFNDLGQAGKVVERKISGDDMIFVEECKDPKAVTLLVRGSTSHVVDEIERAVDDAIGVVASTVEDKKVVAGGGAPEIAISKGLKEYADSISGREQLAVSAFAEALEIVPKTLAENAGLDSIDALVDLRAAHEKSLYMGLDVFKGEVADMYRAGVVEPQRVKKQAMQSAAEAAEMILRIDDVIASTGAGRAEGMEGMEGMGGMPGGMPPMM, encoded by the coding sequence GTGGCACAATTAGGTGGTGGAAACCAACCAATTTTAATTTTACCAGAAGGTACTAACAGGTTGTTAGGTAGAGATGCTCAAAGAATGAACATCATGGCAGGAAAAGTACTCGCTGAAACAGTAAGAACTACTTTAGGTCCTAAGGGAATGGACAAAATGCTTGTAGACTCCCTTGGAGATATTGTTGTAACCAACGACGGTGTAACAATCTTAAAAGAAATGGATATCGAACACCCTGCAGCTAAAATGCTTGTAGAAGTTGCAAAAACACAGGAAGACGAAGTAGGGGACGGAACAACAACAGCAGTAATCATAGCTGGAGAATTACTCAAAAAAGCAGAAGGATTACTCGACCAGGACATACACCCAACTGTAATCGCTACAGGTTACAGGCAGGCAGCAGAAAAAGCTCAGGAAATATTAAACGTAATTTCAATAGATGCTGATGACCGTGATACTCTCTTAAAAGTTGCAATGACTGCAATGACCGGTAAAGGAACCGAAAAAGCTAGAAAACCACTGGCAGAACTCATCGTAAGTGCTGTTAAACAGGTTGAAGAAGACGGTGAAGTTGACATAGATCACATAAAAATAGAGAAAAAAGATGGTGCTGTAGTGGACGATTCTTCACTTGTACAAGGTGTAATCATAGACAAAGAAAGAGTACACCCTGGAATGCCATCAAAAATAGAAGATGCAAAAATCGCATTACTCAACTCTGCAATAGAAGTTAAAGAAACTGAAGTAGACGCAGAAATCAGGATCACAGACCCTGCTCAAATGCAGGCATTCATCGAACAGGAAGAACAGATGATCAGAGACATGATCTACAAAGTCGAAGACTCAGGTGCAAATGTTTTATTCTGTCAAAAAGGTATCGATGACCTTGCACAGCACTACCTTGCAAAAGCAGGCATCCTCGCTGTAAGAAGGGTCAAAAAATCAGACATGGAAAAACTCGCCAAAGCAACCGGCGCTAAAGTTGTATCTAACCTTGAAGATCTCTCCTTCAACGACTTAGGACAAGCTGGAAAAGTAGTGGAAAGAAAAATTTCCGGCGACGACATGATCTTTGTTGAAGAATGTAAAGATCCAAAGGCTGTTACATTACTGGTTAGAGGTTCCACATCACATGTTGTAGACGAAATCGAAAGAGCAGTCGACGACGCAATTGGTGTAGTTGCTTCCACAGTAGAAGACAAAAAGGTTGTTGCTGGTGGAGGAGCTCCTGAAATAGCAATATCCAAAGGATTAAAAGAATACGCTGACTCAATCAGTGGAAGAGAACAGTTAGCTGTTTCTGCATTTGCAGAAGCTTTAGAAATTGTTCCAAAAACACTAGCTGAAAACGCAGGTTTAGACAGCATCGACGCTCTTGTAGACTTAAGAGCAGCACACGAAAAATCCCTTTACATGGGATTAGATGTCTTCAAAGGTGAAGTAGCTGACATGTACCGTGCTGGTGTAGTCGAACCACAGAGAGTTAAAAAACAGGCTATGCAGTCCGCTGCAGAAGCTGCAGAAATGATCCTCCGTATCGACGACGTTATCGCATCAACTGGTGCTGGTAGGGCTGAAGGAATGGAAGGAATGGAAGGTATGGGTGGAATGCCTGGTGGAATGCCACCAATGATGTAA
- a CDS encoding LSM domain-containing protein → MRGKIIAAKSEEKKENPLHRQLKQFQNKDVNILQKDNETKEGKLLAIDNYLNVAIETSVGLEFIKGTKILYIQLLN, encoded by the coding sequence ATGAGAGGCAAAATAATAGCAGCTAAATCCGAAGAAAAAAAAGAAAATCCGCTTCACAGACAGCTTAAGCAATTTCAAAATAAAGATGTCAATATACTTCAGAAAGATAATGAAACCAAAGAAGGTAAACTTTTAGCTATAGATAACTATTTAAATGTTGCCATTGAAACATCGGTTGGCCTGGAATTTATAAAAGGAACTAAGATATTATACATTCAACTTTTAAACTAA
- a CDS encoding sulfite oxidase-like oxidoreductase, with amino-acid sequence MKGLFNAAKNKMKCEKPLTEEKINEILSDKNIIISEDTKRENRIPPGQHEITSLPVLHAGSVQNIDTSKWKFRIFGLVEEEKELNYDEFMSLPQTKVFSDIHCVTTWSKLNNLWEGVSSNTIKEFADVQKEAKYVMVHASGNFTTNLSIKDFLEQDVLFATRHNENPITSKHGAPVRLVVPKLYFWKSTKWVNGLEFMAEDKPGFWESNGYHMHGDPWKEERYSGQSNYI; translated from the coding sequence TTGAAAGGGTTATTTAATGCTGCTAAAAATAAAATGAAATGTGAAAAACCATTAACTGAAGAAAAGATCAATGAAATACTTTCTGATAAAAATATAATTATAAGTGAAGATACTAAAAGAGAAAATAGAATCCCTCCAGGGCAGCACGAAATAACATCATTACCAGTGCTGCATGCAGGGTCAGTCCAAAATATTGATACTTCAAAATGGAAATTCAGGATATTTGGACTTGTTGAAGAAGAAAAAGAATTAAATTATGATGAATTTATGTCTCTTCCCCAAACTAAGGTATTTTCAGATATACACTGTGTTACCACCTGGTCAAAGCTCAATAACCTGTGGGAAGGCGTAAGTTCAAATACAATTAAAGAATTTGCAGACGTCCAGAAAGAAGCTAAATATGTTATGGTTCACGCATCTGGCAATTTTACAACTAATTTATCTATTAAAGACTTTTTAGAGCAGGATGTCCTGTTTGCAACCAGACACAACGAAAATCCCATAACTTCTAAACATGGAGCGCCTGTAAGACTTGTAGTCCCAAAATTATATTTTTGGAAAAGTACTAAGTGGGTCAACGGTTTAGAATTCATGGCTGAAGATAAACCCGGGTTTTGGGAATCTAATGGGTACCACATGCATGGCGATCCATGGAAAGAAGAGCGTTACAGCGGGCAAAGTAACTATATTTAA
- a CDS encoding thiolase domain-containing protein: MRDVAIIGVSQTKFGELWDKSFRDLIVEAGITAIEDANVEGDELDAMYVGNMSAGLFVKQEHIASLIADHSGLAPIPCARVEAACASGGLALRNGIMAVASGYHDMVISAGVEKMTDVVDPTPAIATASDQEWEAQQGVTFPSLYAMMARRHMYEYGTTREQLAMVSVINHKNGAKNPLAQFPMEISVDAVLNSSIVADPLRLLDCSPVSDGAAAVILCPAEDAKKYTDTPIYVKASAQASGTIALHDRKNLTTIDSTVHASRNAYKMAGLEPKNIDLVEVHDCFSINGLLAVEDLGFVEKGKGGIAIEEGMTEIDGDIPVNPSGGLKARGHPLGATGIAQAAEIVWQLRGEAGKRQVDGAQTGMTHNIGGTGGTAAVHIFSN, translated from the coding sequence TTGAGAGACGTTGCAATTATCGGAGTTTCACAGACAAAATTTGGAGAACTCTGGGATAAATCATTTAGAGATTTAATAGTAGAGGCCGGAATAACGGCCATTGAAGATGCAAATGTAGAAGGAGACGAATTAGATGCCATGTATGTTGGAAACATGTCTGCTGGTCTCTTTGTAAAGCAAGAACACATTGCATCATTGATAGCAGACCATTCAGGACTTGCACCAATTCCATGTGCAAGAGTAGAAGCAGCATGTGCATCTGGAGGATTAGCACTTAGAAATGGGATAATGGCTGTTGCATCCGGATATCATGACATGGTAATTTCTGCAGGTGTGGAAAAGATGACCGATGTAGTTGACCCAACTCCAGCTATCGCCACAGCTTCAGACCAGGAATGGGAAGCACAGCAAGGTGTCACTTTCCCATCACTTTACGCAATGATGGCAAGAAGACATATGTACGAATATGGAACAACAAGAGAACAGCTGGCAATGGTTTCTGTTATAAACCATAAAAATGGTGCCAAAAACCCACTTGCTCAGTTCCCAATGGAAATTTCAGTGGATGCTGTATTAAACTCAAGTATAGTCGCAGACCCACTTAGACTCCTTGATTGTTCACCAGTATCAGACGGTGCCGCTGCAGTCATTTTATGTCCTGCAGAAGACGCTAAAAAGTACACAGATACACCAATATATGTTAAAGCTTCAGCACAAGCTTCTGGAACCATCGCATTACACGACAGGAAAAACTTAACCACCATTGACTCAACAGTCCACGCATCAAGAAATGCATACAAAATGGCAGGTCTTGAGCCAAAAAATATTGATTTAGTTGAAGTTCACGACTGTTTCAGTATAAATGGGTTACTTGCAGTAGAAGACCTTGGATTTGTTGAAAAAGGAAAAGGTGGAATTGCCATTGAAGAAGGTATGACTGAAATAGACGGAGATATTCCAGTAAACCCATCTGGAGGACTCAAAGCTAGAGGCCATCCATTAGGAGCTACAGGAATTGCTCAGGCAGCCGAAATCGTATGGCAACTTAGAGGAGAAGCAGGCAAAAGACAGGTAGACGGCGCCCAAACTGGTATGACCCACAACATTGGTGGAACCGGTGGAACTGCTGCAGTCCACATTTTCTCCAATTAA
- a CDS encoding phosphatase PAP2 family protein — protein sequence MLDGLIASLNQIDILIFYIININMQNQVFDVIMPLISSVGYFSIWIGLCVLLYVFGGRKGRNVALVCIVALVFGYFLTEILKYIVARPRPYVALNGIRVLTDMSGSSWPSGHTVASFIGAIIIGRSYSFKFKGKRCRLIYPLLVFAFLVGFSRIYNGVHYPFDVISGALIGIFCALLILMIEKDIIKFNEMLL from the coding sequence ATGCTGGACGGACTAATTGCATCATTAAATCAGATAGACATTTTAATATTTTATATAATTAATATCAACATGCAAAATCAAGTCTTTGATGTTATAATGCCTTTGATATCAAGTGTGGGATATTTTAGCATTTGGATCGGACTGTGTGTTTTACTGTACGTATTTGGCGGGAGGAAAGGGAGGAATGTCGCGTTAGTTTGTATAGTTGCCCTTGTATTTGGTTATTTTTTGACAGAAATTTTAAAGTATATTGTTGCAAGGCCAAGGCCGTATGTTGCACTTAATGGAATACGAGTTTTAACAGATATGAGCGGTTCTTCATGGCCATCAGGTCACACAGTTGCTTCTTTCATAGGGGCAATTATAATTGGGAGGAGTTACAGCTTTAAATTTAAAGGTAAACGGTGTAGATTAATTTATCCTCTGTTGGTATTTGCATTTCTGGTGGGATTTTCAAGAATTTATAATGGAGTTCATTATCCATTTGATGTAATTTCAGGTGCTTTAATTGGTATATTTTGCGCTTTGTTAATTCTAATGATTGAAAAGGATATAATAAAGTTTAATGAAATGTTATTGTAA
- a CDS encoding hydroxymethylglutaryl-CoA synthase — translation MAGIVGYGVNIPSYRIKVEEIAKVWGDDPNAISRGLIVQEKSVPAPDEDTATISVEAARHALARALIDPQKIGAVYVGSESHPYAVKPTATIVAEAISAAPHLTAADLEFACKAGTAGMQICIGLVDSETVEYGLAIGADTSQGAPGDALEYTASAGGAAYIIGKENTIADFEGTYSFTTDTPDFYRREGKPYPRHGGRFTGEPAYFKHVLSAAQGMFDKMGTEAKDYDHAVFHQPNGKFYLKAAKKLGFNNEQAKTGLLTPVIGNTYSGATPLGLAAILDIAEPGDRIFAVSYGSGAGSDAFSITVNDAIEERRENAPKVADMIKNKTYVDYAVYAKYKGKLRMA, via the coding sequence ATGGCAGGAATTGTAGGATATGGTGTTAACATACCATCATATAGAATTAAAGTTGAAGAGATAGCAAAAGTTTGGGGAGATGACCCTAATGCTATTTCAAGAGGACTTATAGTACAAGAAAAATCTGTTCCAGCTCCAGATGAGGACACAGCAACCATATCAGTTGAAGCTGCAAGACATGCACTTGCTAGAGCACTGATAGACCCTCAAAAAATAGGGGCTGTTTATGTTGGATCAGAATCACACCCTTACGCTGTAAAACCTACAGCAACTATTGTAGCAGAAGCTATTAGCGCAGCTCCACACTTAACAGCTGCAGATTTAGAATTTGCATGTAAAGCAGGTACAGCAGGTATGCAAATTTGTATAGGACTTGTTGATTCAGAAACTGTTGAATATGGCTTAGCTATCGGTGCAGATACCTCTCAAGGTGCTCCAGGAGATGCACTAGAATACACTGCATCTGCAGGAGGGGCAGCATACATAATTGGAAAAGAAAATACAATTGCTGACTTTGAAGGAACTTACAGCTTTACAACAGATACTCCTGATTTCTACAGAAGAGAAGGAAAACCTTATCCTCGACACGGAGGAAGGTTTACAGGAGAACCAGCATACTTTAAACACGTGCTATCTGCTGCACAAGGTATGTTTGACAAAATGGGCACTGAAGCCAAAGATTACGACCACGCAGTTTTCCACCAGCCAAACGGTAAATTTTACCTGAAAGCTGCCAAAAAACTTGGATTTAACAATGAACAGGCAAAAACTGGTCTTTTAACTCCAGTAATAGGTAATACATATTCCGGAGCTACTCCATTAGGTTTAGCAGCTATACTTGATATAGCAGAACCAGGAGACCGCATATTTGCAGTTTCATACGGATCAGGTGCTGGAAGCGATGCATTCAGCATAACCGTAAATGATGCGATAGAAGAAAGACGAGAAAACGCTCCAAAAGTCGCAGATATGATTAAAAACAAAACTTATGTAGATTATGCCGTATATGCCAAATACAAAGGCAAACTAAGGATGGCTTAA
- a CDS encoding oligosaccharide flippase family protein, protein MDQYKLFLQRMGLIGTSTFLVTITGIMLLPILTQNLSIQDYGVWTQFQITITIIPAIAILGLPYTMVRFLSASKSRTEIQEAFYSILFTVIFASIMGAVALYILVVPISHVLFNGNVGVGLILPLTVIMSALQLVFVDYFRASNQMTKYAVFTTLQAYMVVIFALLLVLMGRGVVGAVTGILITQTLISLIMFTFVLKQIGFKIPRFHNLRQYLTFGLPTIPSNASFWVLDASDRYIIGIVLGITSVSYYSAGYTISSLLTILTSPIYTVLLPILSQFYAERKIRETRFLLNYAIKLYLIVAVPAVIGLSILARPLLYILSTPTLANQGYLITPILATGGLFFGLYCIITQIIVMERKTKITGNIWAISAILNIILDVTFGYFLGIIGIAIITLLLYLTAFLITVYYSLNYIRCDFYVKFAKKTIYAAFFMALSLILLNPYGPVNIVLSGLFSFALYIFVLWLLKGIKTDEIKFFTGMIKESLVNVYCALRGL, encoded by the coding sequence TTGGATCAGTACAAATTGTTTTTACAGAGAATGGGTCTAATTGGAACGTCAACTTTTTTGGTAACTATAACTGGGATTATGCTCCTGCCTATTTTAACTCAAAACCTTTCTATTCAAGACTATGGTGTATGGACTCAGTTTCAAATCACAATTACAATTATTCCTGCCATTGCAATATTGGGTTTGCCTTATACAATGGTGAGATTTTTATCTGCTTCCAAAAGTAGGACAGAAATACAAGAAGCGTTCTATTCAATCTTATTTACAGTTATATTTGCCAGTATAATGGGGGCTGTTGCATTGTATATTCTAGTTGTGCCTATTTCCCATGTACTTTTCAATGGAAATGTAGGGGTAGGTTTGATTCTTCCACTTACTGTAATTATGTCCGCGCTGCAGCTTGTTTTTGTTGATTATTTCAGGGCGTCTAACCAGATGACAAAGTATGCTGTTTTCACAACTCTGCAGGCGTATATGGTGGTTATTTTCGCGTTATTGCTTGTATTGATGGGAAGGGGAGTAGTGGGGGCCGTTACAGGAATTTTAATAACTCAGACTTTAATTTCTTTAATAATGTTTACATTTGTGCTTAAACAGATTGGATTTAAAATTCCAAGGTTCCATAATTTAAGGCAGTACCTGACATTTGGATTACCTACCATTCCAAGTAATGCATCTTTTTGGGTGTTAGATGCAAGTGATCGTTATATAATAGGGATAGTACTGGGTATAACTTCGGTTAGTTACTATTCTGCAGGTTATACAATAAGTTCTTTGCTTACCATCCTCACATCACCAATTTATACGGTTCTGCTTCCTATTTTATCGCAGTTTTATGCTGAAAGAAAAATCAGAGAAACTAGATTTCTTCTAAATTATGCTATTAAATTGTATTTAATAGTGGCTGTACCTGCTGTAATTGGATTATCTATTCTGGCTCGACCTTTATTGTATATATTATCCACTCCAACTTTGGCTAACCAGGGGTATCTTATAACTCCAATTTTAGCTACTGGTGGATTGTTCTTTGGTCTTTATTGTATTATAACTCAAATAATAGTCATGGAAAGGAAAACAAAGATCACTGGTAATATATGGGCTATTTCTGCAATATTAAATATTATTCTAGATGTAACATTTGGATACTTCCTTGGAATTATTGGTATAGCAATTATAACGCTGCTTCTTTATCTAACGGCCTTTTTAATTACAGTTTATTATTCCCTGAACTATATACGGTGCGATTTCTACGTAAAATTTGCAAAAAAAACTATATACGCCGCATTTTTCATGGCTCTATCACTCATTCTTCTGAATCCATATGGTCCAGTTAATATAGTACTGTCTGGACTATTTTCATTTGCACTGTACATATTTGTATTATGGCTTCTTAAAGGAATTAAAACAGATGAAATCAAGTTCTTCACAGGTATGATAAAGGAATCTTTAGTGAACGTTTATTGTGCACTGCGAGGATTATAA
- a CDS encoding rhodanese-like domain-containing protein, producing the protein MSIHKKEFEEIEPKKVFTILEKHRDDPDFVILDVRTPEEYDDGHIENAYLLNFKSGSFENELGKMDKNKKYFVYCRTGRKSRKAVELMKKRGYMEAHSIIGGVDKWKRNRLPVEK; encoded by the coding sequence ATGTCTATACATAAAAAAGAATTTGAAGAAATAGAACCTAAAAAAGTGTTTACCATACTTGAAAAGCATAGAGATGACCCTGATTTTGTGATTCTGGACGTCCGTACTCCTGAAGAATATGATGATGGGCACATCGAAAATGCATATCTTTTAAACTTCAAATCTGGTAGTTTTGAAAATGAACTTGGAAAAATGGATAAAAATAAGAAATACTTTGTTTATTGTAGAACAGGACGTAAAAGCCGCAAAGCAGTTGAATTAATGAAAAAAAGAGGATACATGGAGGCTCATAGTATCATAGGTGGCGTAGATAAATGGAAACGAAACAGACTTCCAGTTGAGAAATAA